A region from the Aegilops tauschii subsp. strangulata cultivar AL8/78 chromosome 5, Aet v6.0, whole genome shotgun sequence genome encodes:
- the LOC120964941 gene encoding protein FAR1-RELATED SEQUENCE 5-like → MKLLAKGDADTVIGIMMTSKARDPDFFFEHTVDAEGKLKNMFWCDSQSRRDYLDFGDVTVFDITYKMNRYGIPFIPFVGLTNHRCTTVFGCAVVSDETEDTYVWVLQTFLRAHYQKKPRSVITDRDATMIRAIRKVLTDVWHRLCSWHIEKSMQKHLHHKSLKDFRSLIYYATTHDEFEARWAAFKAKWESGKTETWLRRMYRKKRLWAASYLTGGFLLVMRNNQRSESLNSCLHLHLDSGMTIVDMVVHYENCIVRLRENESYDDCMATQTLPVPVLDEFKCIEKSAARDFTGVNFYLLQKEMKKAADLEIIDRLSGAVSQRFIVAWKNNRQLRFKVDYTPTNSEETVKCSCDSMKRKGLPCKHVLYVLARLNMKDLPKCLVLRRFTKNARGGLPVKCTSDLFAWGWAGTEDRTKYSELTILSAEASHAACHRPFLFDKLKAALEDVIANNDVEEEDYVR, encoded by the coding sequence ATGAAGTTGCTAGCAAAGGGTGATGCAGACACTGTGATTGGGATCATGATGACGAGTAAGGCAAGGGATCCAGACTTTTTCTTTGAGCACACTGTTGACGCAGAAGGCAAGCTGAAGAACATGTTTTGGTGTGATTCTCAGTCACGTCGGGATTACCTTGACTTCGGTGATGTAACCGTCTTTGACATCACTTATAAGATGAATAGGTACGGAATTCCATTCATACCTTTTGTTGGTCTAACCAATCATCGTTGCACCACTGTGTTCGGTTGTGCTGTTGTGTCAGATGAGACCGAGGATACATATGTTTGGGTGTTGCAGACCTTCTTGAGAGCTCACTATCAGAAGAAGCCGAGGTCTGTAATTACTGACAGAGACGCAACCATGATAAGGGCCATCAGGAAGGTCCTTACTGACGTGTGGCATCGACTTTGTTCGTGGCATATAGAGAAGAGCATGCAGAAACACCTCCACCACAAGTCCCTTAAGGATTTCAGGTCTCTTATTTACTATGCTACTACACATGATGAGTTTGAGGCGAGATGGGCAGCTTTTAAAGCTAAATGGGAGTCGGGGAAAACTGAAACATGGTTGCGTAGGATGTACAGGAAGAAAAGGCTTTGGGCTGCGTCATATCTCACCGGTGGGTTCCTCCTTGTTATGCGGAATAACCAGAGGAGCGAGAGTCTAAACTCTTGCCTTCATCTACATCTTGACTCTGGCATGACAATTGTTGATATGGTTGTGCATTATGAGAACTGCATTGTTCGGCTCCGTGAGAACGAGTCATACGACGACTGCATGGCCACACAGACACTCCCTGTACCAGTACTTGACGAGTTCAAATGCATTGAGAAATCCGCTGCCCGTGACTTCACTGGGGTGAACTTTTACCTCTTGCAGAAAGAAATGAAGAAGGCAGCGGATCTTGAGATCATAGATAGACTCAGTGGAGCCGTCAGTCAGAGATTCATAGTGGCATGGAAAAATAACAGGCAACTGAGATTCAAAGTGGACTATACACCTACTAACTCAGAAGAAACAGTGAAGTGTAGTTGTGATAGTATGAAACGTAAAGGTctcccatgcaagcatgttcttTATGTTTTGGCCAGATTGAACATGAAGGACTTACCTAAGTGCTTAGTGCTGCGAAGATTCACCAAGAATGCTAGAGGTGGACTGCCCGTGAAGTGCACTAGCGATCTCTTCGCATGGGGATGGGCAGGTACTGAGGATAGAACTAAGTACAGTGAGTTGACTATTTTGTCTGCGGAAGCATCTCATGCGGCATGTCATAGACCATTTCTATTTGACAAACTCAAGGCTGCTCTCGAGGATGTGATAGCAAACAACGACGTTGAGGAGGAAGATTATGTGAGATAG